The Erinaceus europaeus chromosome 16, mEriEur2.1, whole genome shotgun sequence genome includes a window with the following:
- the ITPKA gene encoding inositol-trisphosphate 3-kinase A: protein MTLPGGPTGMARPGGAGPCSPGLERAPRRSVRELRLLFEARCAAAAAAAAAGQPRAHGDKRRGGRVPNGLPRAPPPIPELTVTAEPDAPPASPGPGSAEAASHLQQPRRPSTSSLSSTGSSLPEDSEDDLLSDSEGRSRGNVQLEAGEDAGQKSHWQKIRTMVNMPVMSPFKRRYSWVQLAGHTGSFKAAGARGLILKRSSEPERSCLARLMADALRGCVPTFHGEVERDGESYLQLQDLLHGFDGPCVLDCKMGVRTYLEEELTKARERPKLRKDMYKKMLAVDPAAPTEEEHAQRAVTKPRYMQWREGISSSTTLGFRIEGIKKADGSCSTDFKTTRSREQVLHVFQEFVEGDAEVLRRYLNRLQHIRDTLEVSEFFRKHEVIGSSLLFVHDHCHRAGIWLIDFGKTTPLPDGQTLDHRRPWEEGNHEDGYLLGLDNLIGILASLAER from the exons ATGACGCTGCCGGGGGGCCCGACGGGCATGGCGCGGCCGGGTGGCGCGGGGCCCTGCAGCCCCGGCCTGGAGCGCGCCCCGCGCCGGAGCGTAAGGGAGCTGCGCCTGCTGTTCGAGGCGCGCTgtgccgcggcggcggcggcggccgcagCGGGACAGCCCCGGGCCCACGGGGACAAGCGGCGCGGGGGCCGGGTCCCCAACGGGCTGCCGCGGGCGCCGCCGCCGATCCCGGAGCTGACGGTGACGGCTGAGCCCGACGCCCCGCCGGCCAGCCCGGGGCCCGGGAGCGCGGAGGCCGCCTCGCACCTGCAGCAGCCGCGCCGCCCGTCCACCTCGTCTCTGTCGTCCACCGGCTCGTCGCTGCCCGAGGACTCGGAGGACGACCTGCTGAGCGACAGCGAGGGCCGGAGCCGCGGCAACGTGCAGCTGGAGGCGGGCGAGGACGCGGGCCAG AAAAGCCACTGGCAGAAGATCCGGACCATGGTGAATATGCCCGTCATGAGCCCTTTCAAGAGGCGCTACTCCTGGGTGCAGCTGGCGGGGCACACAG GCAGCTTCAAGGCGGCGGGTGCCCGCGGGCTGATCCTGAAGCGCAGCTCGGAGCCGGAGCGCTCCTGCCTGGCGCGCCTCATGGCGGACGCGCTGCGCGGCTGCGTGCCCACCTTCCACGGCGAGGTGGAGCGCGACGGCGAGAGCTACCTGCAGCTGCAGGACCTGCTGCACGGCTTCGACGGGCCCTGCGTGCTGGACTGCAAGATGGGCGTCAG GACCTACCTGGAGGAGGAGCTGACCAAGGCCCGCGAGCGGCCCAAGCTGCGCAAGGACATGTACAAGAAGATGCTGGCGGTGGACCCCGCAGCGCCCACCGAGGAGGAACACGCGCAGCGCGCTGTCACCAAGCCGCGCTACATGCAGTGGAGGGAGGGCATCAGCTCCAGCACGACGCTCGGCTTCCGCATCGAGGGCATCAAG AAAGCCGATGGCTCCTGCAGCACGGACTTCAAGACCACACGGAGCCGGGAGCAAGTGCTTCATGTCTTCCAGGAGTTTGTGGAAGGAGACGCAGAAGTGTTG AGGAGGTATTTGAACCGCCTGCAGCATATTCGGGACACCCTGGAAGTCTCAGAATTCTTCAGGAAGCATGAG GTCATTGGCAGTTCGCTGCTCTTCGTGCACGACCACTGCCATCGTGCTGGCATATGGCTCATTGACTTCGGCAAGACCACGCCGCTCCCGGATGGCCAGACCCTGGACCACCGCCGGCCCTGGGAGGAGGGCAACCATGAGGATGGCTACTTGCTGGGGCTGGACAATCTTATCGGCATCCTGGCCAGCCTGGCTGAGAGATGA